The following are encoded in a window of Polynucleobacter sp. AP-Kolm-20A-A1 genomic DNA:
- the mutY gene encoding A/G-specific adenine glycosylase, translated as MSKALINTFAKKLIAWHGVSGRSGLPWQNNRDPYAVWVSEIMLQQTQVSTVLERYPRFMKRFPTVKKLAGADIDEVLAEWAGLGYYSRARNLHACAKAVMTDFAGKFPSDPLLLERLKGIGRSTAGAIAAFAFHERAPILDANVKRILARLFAIEGSIQDKAVNDRLWALAKELLPISRQDMPVYTQALMDFGATWCTARKPICLSGEKKCPFAKECQANLSDQVLLLPQKTAKTKSPEFDCNMLLIRSGNSVLLQKRPSKAIWGGLWSLPESAWTPKLSADAGIHLSLKDLFVLTMPDEKSSTYMKSCKALEKTREIKHVFTHRRLWMHIWQTNCSKELQFINPDLKWVPLSQLGRYGLPQPIKILLQGLSLVRGGGLEN; from the coding sequence ATGTCAAAAGCGCTGATTAATACGTTCGCCAAGAAGCTGATTGCTTGGCATGGCGTGAGTGGACGATCGGGTTTGCCATGGCAAAACAATCGCGATCCTTATGCAGTATGGGTATCTGAAATCATGTTGCAGCAAACTCAGGTATCCACGGTTCTGGAGCGCTACCCCCGCTTTATGAAACGTTTTCCAACGGTGAAAAAATTAGCCGGTGCCGACATTGATGAAGTGTTAGCTGAGTGGGCTGGACTAGGTTATTACTCGCGTGCACGCAATTTACATGCCTGTGCAAAAGCGGTGATGACAGACTTTGCTGGAAAGTTTCCAAGTGATCCTTTATTGCTCGAACGGTTAAAAGGTATTGGCCGCTCTACTGCTGGAGCTATCGCCGCATTTGCTTTTCATGAGCGAGCCCCAATTTTGGATGCCAATGTAAAGCGGATTTTGGCACGCTTGTTTGCTATCGAGGGGTCTATTCAAGACAAGGCCGTCAATGACCGTTTGTGGGCCTTGGCAAAAGAGTTGCTGCCTATCAGTAGGCAGGATATGCCGGTGTACACGCAAGCCTTGATGGACTTTGGAGCAACTTGGTGTACAGCGCGTAAGCCAATATGTTTATCTGGCGAAAAGAAATGTCCTTTTGCAAAAGAATGTCAGGCCAACTTGAGTGATCAGGTCCTTTTACTTCCTCAGAAGACGGCGAAAACAAAGTCCCCTGAGTTTGATTGCAATATGCTCCTTATTCGATCTGGCAATTCTGTATTGCTACAAAAGCGCCCAAGTAAAGCGATATGGGGTGGCCTTTGGTCTCTTCCCGAGTCTGCTTGGACGCCCAAGTTATCTGCCGATGCGGGTATTCATTTGAGTTTGAAAGACTTGTTTGTGCTGACAATGCCTGACGAAAAATCTAGTACGTATATGAAGTCATGCAAAGCCTTAGAGAAGACTAGAGAAATCAAGCATGTATTTACGCATCGCCGTTTATGGATGCATATTTGGCAAACAAATTGCTCCAAAGAATTGCAGTTTATAAATCCAGATCTAAAGTGGGTGCCCTTAAGCCAGTTAGGGCGCTATGGTCTACCGCAGCCAATTAAGATTTTGTTACAGGGATTGAGTCTAGTTCGCGGTGGCGGTTTAGAAAATTAA
- the mutM gene encoding bifunctional DNA-formamidopyrimidine glycosylase/DNA-(apurinic or apyrimidinic site) lyase yields MPELPEVEVTRLGIAPHLEGKKVSAVKVLDGRLRWPVPSSLPKTLPGQKVQSIQRRGKYLLLEMDTGHLLIHLGMTGTLRVLPSSEALKTHDRVIFEFGRLSLRLHDPRKFGAVLWHPKTKGPVEKNPLLQKLGVEPFSPEFADEHGTDILYQSSRKRSVAVKQFLLAGQAVVGVGNIYCSESLFDAGIHPAKAAGKLTRPQCMRLAAAVRQILKKAIDAGGSSLKDFVNSEGDPGHFMVQTKVYDRKGLPCKICKTPIAQIVQGQRSTYFCPQCQKR; encoded by the coding sequence ATGCCAGAACTTCCTGAAGTAGAAGTCACTCGTCTCGGAATTGCCCCACATCTTGAGGGTAAGAAAGTAAGCGCCGTCAAAGTGCTGGATGGTCGCTTGCGCTGGCCTGTGCCCAGTAGCTTGCCAAAAACCCTCCCAGGGCAAAAAGTGCAATCCATCCAAAGACGAGGCAAGTACTTGTTGCTGGAGATGGATACCGGCCACTTGCTGATTCATTTGGGTATGACGGGAACCTTACGAGTCTTGCCAAGTAGTGAGGCTTTAAAAACCCATGATCGCGTGATTTTTGAATTTGGTAGATTGAGTTTGCGTTTGCATGATCCCCGAAAATTTGGCGCAGTCTTATGGCATCCAAAAACAAAAGGACCTGTTGAAAAGAATCCCTTATTGCAAAAGCTTGGGGTGGAGCCTTTCTCACCTGAATTTGCAGACGAACATGGTACGGATATTTTGTATCAATCCTCTCGAAAACGTAGCGTAGCAGTAAAGCAGTTTTTATTGGCTGGTCAGGCCGTCGTAGGAGTTGGCAATATTTATTGCTCAGAAAGTTTGTTTGATGCGGGCATTCATCCTGCAAAAGCGGCTGGTAAGCTTACGCGCCCGCAGTGTATGCGTTTGGCGGCTGCAGTTAGACAGATTCTCAAAAAAGCAATTGATGCTGGAGGAAGCTCTCTAAAAGATTTTGTAAATAGTGAAGGCGATCCTGGCCACTTCATGGTGCAAACTAAAGTCTACGATCGCAAAGGCTTACCGTGCAAGATTTGTAAAACACCGATTGCACAAATCGTGCAGGGTCAACGATCCACTTATTTTTGTCCTCAATGTCAAAAGCGCTGA
- the lptC gene encoding LPS export ABC transporter periplasmic protein LptC, with protein MQLNPQQIKLSIGRTILRLMPLILMGALTLATFWLVEKNTPPEKSPLARVRLHEPDYTIKDGALSALNELGNTKYRILGVKVTHYDDDASIDILTPRMRLFQAEKAPVTVKSDTGHLDGDLTILDLFDNASIFRPAQAASATQPATLRMLASSNYFKVLINDDIVETNTPITLEQGMSIMSSTEGGVFNNVEQSMTLRGQVKGRIERAPRSTQ; from the coding sequence ATGCAACTAAATCCTCAGCAAATCAAACTTAGCATCGGGCGCACGATATTGCGCCTAATGCCTTTGATTCTGATGGGGGCGCTTACCTTGGCTACCTTTTGGTTGGTGGAAAAAAATACACCTCCAGAAAAATCTCCCTTGGCACGAGTACGCCTACATGAGCCTGACTACACCATTAAAGATGGCGCCCTTTCTGCTTTAAATGAATTGGGCAACACCAAATATCGAATTCTCGGCGTTAAAGTTACTCACTATGACGATGACGCTTCGATTGACATCCTTACGCCTCGCATGCGTTTATTCCAAGCTGAAAAAGCGCCTGTTACTGTGAAATCCGACACCGGACATCTTGATGGCGATCTCACAATCCTAGACTTATTTGATAACGCATCGATCTTTCGTCCAGCTCAAGCGGCAAGCGCGACACAACCTGCGACCTTAAGAATGCTTGCTAGCTCCAACTACTTTAAAGTACTCATCAATGATGACATCGTTGAAACAAATACACCCATCACGCTTGAGCAAGGTATGTCCATCATGAGCTCTACTGAAGGTGGGGTGTTTAATAATGTTGAGCAGAGCATGACGCTCAGAGGCCAAGTTAAAGGTCGTATCGAGCGAGCTCCTCGCAGCACCCAATAA
- a CDS encoding HAD family hydrolase, whose product MPSAFNTHNTNPLTQHPQAWERAGKVKLLVLDVDGVLTNGKVWIGADGKESLKAFDIQDGLGIKLLERCGIPTAIITGRSSKMVLARCEELGIKHVHMGVENKAIALEQTLKSLGLTPADCAVMGDDWPDFQMMKNAGLRICPAQGHEAVKEFAHFVTTLGGGKGAVREVCDLILKAQDRYNELLIQARA is encoded by the coding sequence ATGCCAAGTGCTTTTAATACCCACAACACCAATCCTTTGACTCAGCACCCACAAGCCTGGGAGCGCGCGGGTAAAGTGAAGTTACTAGTATTGGATGTAGATGGCGTTTTAACAAACGGAAAAGTTTGGATTGGCGCCGATGGTAAAGAATCGCTTAAAGCTTTTGATATACAAGATGGATTGGGTATCAAGCTTTTAGAGCGATGCGGCATTCCAACTGCCATCATTACTGGCAGAAGCTCAAAAATGGTTTTAGCCCGTTGCGAAGAATTAGGAATTAAGCATGTACACATGGGCGTAGAAAACAAAGCTATTGCTCTAGAACAAACTCTGAAATCTTTAGGACTTACCCCAGCAGACTGCGCCGTTATGGGCGATGACTGGCCAGATTTCCAAATGATGAAAAATGCTGGCTTAAGAATTTGCCCCGCACAAGGTCATGAAGCGGTAAAAGAATTTGCTCACTTTGTTACAACTCTTGGTGGCGGTAAAGGTGCCGTTCGCGAAGTATGCGATCTCATCCTCAAGGCGCAAGATCGTTACAACGAACTTCTTATACAAGCACGCGCCTAA
- a CDS encoding monovalent cation:proton antiporter family protein: protein MPSVLQLTLILLASGVAGVVIFRYFGLPPILGYLAIGVLIGPNALGIANDSATVKYLAEFGVVFLMFSIGLEFNLHKLRAMRNIVFGLGGSQVILTMLLAIPASLLMNWIYPISWQAAIALGGALAMSSTAIVTKLISDRAELETEHGRNVVGILLFQDLAVVFLLILLPSLGKNPKDLFVALTAASIKITIALTLIFFIGQTLMSRWFKLVAKLRSQELFMLNLLLIVLGMAGLTEHFGLSLALGAFLAGMLISETPYRHQVEEDVKPFRDVLLGLFFITIGMLLDFSVIGQQWVLVLLLLIGPLVFKFGLIALLSRVFGSSPGISIRTGLCLAQAGEFGFVLLNQIDGLDLIDPTLSQAVLAAMLLSMFCAPFLIEYSDRIAMRFSSNEWLLQSLALTRVAAKSVRNENHVVICGFGRSGQSLARMLDQEKIPYIALDLDPDRVKEAAAAGDNVVYGDASRENYLVAAGLSRAKAVVITYADTGASLRVLRQVEHLRPGMTVLVRTRDDADIAKLQAAGATEVIPELIEGSLMIASHVLLIMGVPMRKVVRRITTAREERYSLLRGYFRGSADDDFGSNESWRLHAITLLPHSQAIGKTLGDLDLEKEGVNVQAVRRKGLNADYVKLDPKPDLRLEANDILVISGNSEATDLAEAKLL from the coding sequence ATGCCGTCAGTCCTTCAATTAACCCTCATTCTTCTGGCCTCGGGTGTGGCCGGAGTGGTTATTTTCCGCTATTTTGGACTCCCCCCGATTTTGGGCTATTTGGCTATTGGAGTGCTGATTGGGCCAAATGCCCTGGGTATAGCGAATGATTCAGCCACCGTGAAGTATTTGGCTGAATTTGGGGTCGTTTTCTTGATGTTTTCTATTGGCCTGGAATTTAACCTCCATAAGCTCAGGGCAATGCGCAATATCGTGTTTGGCCTTGGGGGTAGTCAGGTCATCCTAACGATGTTGCTGGCAATTCCGGCCAGCTTACTGATGAACTGGATTTATCCTATTTCTTGGCAGGCTGCGATTGCATTAGGCGGCGCTTTAGCCATGTCTTCTACCGCGATTGTGACAAAGCTGATTTCGGATCGCGCGGAATTAGAAACCGAGCACGGTCGCAATGTAGTGGGTATTTTGTTATTTCAAGATTTGGCGGTGGTTTTCTTGCTGATTCTGTTGCCATCACTTGGAAAAAATCCTAAAGATCTTTTTGTTGCTCTGACTGCAGCGTCGATCAAAATAACTATTGCATTGACATTAATTTTCTTCATCGGCCAAACGCTGATGAGCCGTTGGTTTAAGTTGGTAGCAAAGCTGCGCTCACAAGAATTATTCATGCTCAATCTTCTATTGATTGTGCTGGGCATGGCGGGATTGACTGAGCACTTTGGTTTGTCCTTGGCACTTGGCGCGTTTTTGGCCGGCATGCTGATTTCAGAAACGCCTTATCGTCACCAGGTGGAAGAGGATGTAAAGCCGTTCCGCGATGTTTTGTTGGGACTCTTCTTTATTACGATCGGTATGCTGCTCGACTTCAGTGTCATTGGTCAGCAGTGGGTGTTAGTGCTCTTGCTATTAATTGGCCCATTGGTTTTTAAGTTTGGACTGATTGCCTTGCTCTCTCGGGTGTTTGGTTCAAGCCCAGGCATCTCCATCAGAACCGGTTTGTGCCTTGCCCAGGCGGGTGAGTTTGGGTTTGTATTGCTTAATCAAATCGATGGTTTAGATTTGATTGATCCCACCTTAAGTCAAGCAGTTCTTGCGGCAATGTTGCTCTCGATGTTCTGCGCACCATTTTTAATTGAATATAGCGATCGCATTGCAATGCGTTTCTCAAGCAATGAGTGGTTATTGCAATCACTTGCTTTAACGCGTGTTGCCGCAAAAAGTGTTCGCAATGAAAACCATGTGGTCATTTGCGGGTTTGGAAGGTCGGGCCAAAGTTTGGCTCGCATGCTTGATCAAGAAAAAATTCCGTACATTGCTTTGGATTTAGATCCTGATCGCGTCAAAGAAGCTGCGGCTGCTGGCGACAATGTTGTCTATGGCGATGCGAGCCGCGAAAATTATTTGGTGGCCGCTGGCCTCTCTAGAGCAAAAGCAGTGGTGATTACCTACGCTGATACTGGAGCGAGTCTGCGCGTACTTCGTCAAGTTGAGCACTTACGTCCCGGTATGACGGTGTTGGTTCGTACAAGAGATGATGCAGATATTGCTAAGTTGCAAGCCGCTGGTGCTACCGAAGTTATCCCGGAGTTGATTGAAGGCAGTTTGATGATTGCTTCTCATGTGCTGCTCATCATGGGTGTGCCGATGCGCAAAGTAGTACGGCGCATCACAACAGCACGGGAAGAGCGCTATAGCTTATTAAGAGGTTACTTCCGGGGTTCAGCTGATGATGACTTTGGCTCTAATGAATCTTGGAGGCTGCATGCCATTACCCTCTTGCCCCATTCTCAGGCTATTGGAAAGACTTTGGGTGATCTAGATCTTGAGAAGGAGGGCGTTAATGTTCAGGCGGTACGTCGGAAGGGGCTGAATGCCGATTATGTGAAGCTAGACCCTAAACCAGATTTACGTCTGGAAGCCAATGATATTTTGGTGATCTCAGGCAATTCAGAAGCAACCGATTTAGCTGAAGCCAAATTACTCTGA
- the rapZ gene encoding RNase adapter RapZ, which yields MQINLITGISGSGKSVALRAFEDAGYDCVDNLPVSLLENLISTLEKEKSERIAVAIDARRGQSIADLPSILENLRKNHQVRVVFLNADTNTLVQRFSETRRRHPLSTNAKQSQSATLIEAIDSERSLVEPLRAQAHSIDTSNIPAHALRSWIQDLLKDKPAGLTVVFESFGFKKGVPTEADLVFDVRCLPNPHYDKALRPLTGNDKPVKEFLEKIPEVVNMEADITQFIHRWLPHYIADGRSYLTVAIGCTGGQHRSVYLVNRLSEYFRNQKDFSNLQLNFLNRHRELDSIPVTKS from the coding sequence ATGCAAATTAATCTGATTACCGGAATCTCAGGCTCAGGTAAATCAGTAGCCCTAAGGGCTTTTGAGGACGCTGGTTATGATTGTGTAGATAACTTACCGGTATCACTTTTAGAAAACCTCATCAGCACTCTTGAGAAAGAAAAAAGTGAGCGCATTGCCGTCGCAATTGATGCGCGCCGCGGACAATCAATTGCAGACCTGCCATCGATCCTCGAGAACTTACGCAAAAACCATCAAGTAAGAGTCGTTTTTCTCAATGCGGATACCAACACTTTGGTGCAACGGTTTTCTGAGACACGTCGACGTCATCCGCTCTCTACAAATGCCAAGCAGTCTCAGTCGGCGACATTAATCGAGGCAATTGATAGCGAACGTAGCCTAGTAGAGCCTTTGCGTGCTCAAGCACATAGCATCGATACCAGCAACATTCCTGCTCATGCCTTGCGCTCCTGGATCCAAGACCTTCTCAAAGACAAGCCTGCTGGCCTCACTGTGGTGTTTGAATCCTTTGGCTTTAAAAAAGGCGTTCCCACCGAGGCAGACCTAGTTTTTGATGTGCGCTGCTTACCGAACCCCCACTATGACAAAGCCTTAAGACCACTTACAGGCAATGACAAGCCCGTCAAAGAATTCTTAGAAAAAATTCCAGAGGTAGTTAATATGGAAGCGGACATCACGCAATTTATTCATCGCTGGCTCCCGCATTACATTGCAGATGGTCGCAGTTACTTAACGGTTGCTATTGGATGCACGGGGGGCCAACATCGCTCGGTCTATCTCGTGAATCGTTTAAGCGAATACTTTCGCAACCAAAAAGACTTCAGCAACCTACAGCTTAATTTTCTAAACCGCCACCGCGAACTAGACTCAATCCCTGTAACAAAATCTTAA
- the hprK gene encoding HPr(Ser) kinase/phosphatase: MTQPLLLDGVTAQQIFDDNVSDLKLSWIGGLEGADRTFPPEAVKAAAASSDLVGHLNLIHPSRIQIFGEQEVDYHAMLEPKQRQEQIASLISKTPPCVIVADGKAADPDLQLFCQRSSTPLFTTAISAAEVIDHLRTYLTKIGAPQITMHGVFMDILGLGVLLTGESGLGKSELGLELISRGHGLVADDAVDFARLGPDYIEGRCPVILRNLLEVRGLGLLDIRTIFGETAVRRKLKLRLIVQLVRRTDGEFERLPLEAQHVDVLGIPIRTVKIQVAAGRNLAVLVEAAVRNTILQLRGIDTLKEFIERQRLQMNVEADSIKSQGRLL, encoded by the coding sequence ATGACTCAGCCATTACTCCTAGACGGAGTAACTGCTCAGCAGATTTTCGATGACAACGTCTCAGATCTAAAGCTGTCTTGGATTGGTGGTCTTGAAGGTGCTGATCGTACCTTTCCACCAGAGGCAGTGAAAGCGGCTGCCGCCAGCTCAGACTTAGTTGGCCACTTAAATCTCATTCACCCAAGTCGCATTCAAATCTTTGGTGAACAAGAGGTTGACTATCATGCGATGCTAGAGCCCAAGCAAAGACAAGAGCAAATTGCGAGTTTGATTTCCAAAACGCCGCCATGCGTCATTGTTGCCGATGGAAAAGCCGCCGATCCAGATTTGCAGCTGTTTTGTCAGCGCTCATCCACACCTTTATTTACTACAGCCATTTCTGCTGCAGAGGTCATCGATCACCTGCGCACGTATTTGACCAAAATTGGCGCCCCTCAAATCACCATGCACGGCGTGTTTATGGACATCCTAGGCTTGGGCGTTCTTCTCACCGGTGAATCTGGTCTTGGCAAAAGCGAGTTAGGGCTTGAGCTTATCTCTCGTGGGCATGGCTTGGTAGCTGATGATGCTGTGGATTTTGCCCGCCTTGGTCCAGACTACATTGAAGGACGCTGTCCAGTGATTTTGCGCAATCTGCTTGAGGTTCGTGGCCTGGGTTTATTAGATATTCGTACTATCTTTGGCGAAACGGCTGTGCGTCGCAAACTAAAACTTCGCCTCATTGTTCAATTGGTTCGTAGAACTGATGGTGAATTCGAAAGATTGCCGCTAGAGGCACAGCACGTAGATGTATTGGGCATCCCGATTCGCACCGTCAAAATTCAAGTAGCCGCAGGCCGTAACTTAGCAGTGTTAGTAGAGGCTGCGGTACGAAATACTATTCTGCAATTACGCGGCATCGATACATTAAAAGAATTTATCGAGCGCCAACGCTTGCAAATGAATGTCGAAGCAGATTCCATCAAATCTCAAGGGCGCCTACTTTAA
- a CDS encoding PTS sugar transporter subunit IIA, translated as MNALTNLFTPDCIALDNPAKNRSDAFAAAGELFAQRVGINAAEVVGFLNAREDLGSTALGAGVAIPHGRVKGLKQPSAAMMRLKDPIEFAAPDGEPVSTLIFLLVPEKATQQHLEILSSIAQLLSDAQARQLLSTAVDPVKVCELLQQWGSTK; from the coding sequence ATGAATGCCCTGACTAATCTTTTCACCCCCGACTGCATTGCATTAGATAACCCTGCCAAAAACAGGTCCGATGCATTTGCAGCCGCCGGGGAACTCTTCGCTCAACGAGTTGGCATTAATGCCGCTGAAGTTGTTGGCTTTCTAAATGCTCGCGAAGACTTAGGTTCAACTGCCCTTGGTGCTGGCGTAGCAATCCCTCACGGTCGCGTCAAAGGCCTTAAACAGCCATCAGCAGCAATGATGAGACTTAAAGATCCCATTGAGTTTGCAGCGCCTGATGGCGAACCTGTATCTACCCTGATATTTTTGCTGGTGCCAGAAAAAGCAACGCAACAGCATCTAGAAATTCTTTCCTCAATCGCGCAATTATTGTCTGATGCGCAAGCGCGTCAATTGCTAAGCACTGCTGTAGATCCAGTTAAAGTATGCGAGCTATTGCAGCAGTGGGGTAGCACAAAATGA
- a CDS encoding SIS domain-containing protein, with the protein MIAKTRERTLKLARDTLSIEAAALQTMRDRLEGVNADALVLAVELLHGCKGRIVVSGIGKSGHIARKIAATFASTGSPAFFVHPAEASHGDLGMVTRDDVFVALSNSGETDELLTIVPIVKRTGAKLIALTGAPNSSLAKLADAHLDTSVEKEACPLNLAPTTSTTAALAMGDALAVALLDARGFQAEDFIRSHPGGRLGRKQLMHVSEVMRSLEDTPKISVDASLQDALLEMTSKRMGMVVILDAKQKVFGILTDGDLRRLLEKTTNLGDIKLASATTPDPRTIPAELLAEEAIEMMEKHRINHLVVTDSNGHLLGALNLHDLFAAKVI; encoded by the coding sequence ATGATAGCTAAGACTCGTGAACGTACCCTAAAGCTTGCGCGCGACACCCTCTCAATTGAGGCTGCTGCACTGCAAACCATGCGCGATCGCCTTGAAGGCGTCAATGCTGATGCCTTAGTGCTTGCAGTTGAGCTTTTACATGGCTGTAAGGGCCGAATTGTGGTTTCCGGAATCGGTAAATCCGGTCATATTGCCCGCAAAATTGCGGCAACATTTGCTTCAACCGGATCCCCTGCTTTTTTTGTTCACCCTGCTGAAGCCAGTCATGGCGATTTAGGCATGGTGACTAGAGACGATGTTTTTGTTGCACTCTCCAATTCTGGCGAAACGGACGAGTTGCTCACCATTGTTCCGATCGTGAAACGTACCGGCGCAAAATTAATCGCCTTAACTGGTGCGCCAAATTCTTCACTCGCCAAACTGGCTGATGCACATTTAGATACCAGCGTGGAAAAAGAAGCTTGTCCTTTAAATCTTGCGCCAACCACCAGTACAACAGCCGCTCTCGCTATGGGCGATGCACTGGCCGTGGCATTACTCGATGCTCGAGGATTTCAGGCGGAAGATTTCATTCGCTCACATCCAGGTGGCAGACTAGGCCGCAAACAATTAATGCATGTTAGCGAAGTCATGCGTAGCCTTGAAGATACGCCAAAGATTTCAGTCGACGCTTCTTTGCAAGACGCCCTACTAGAGATGACCTCCAAGCGCATGGGTATGGTGGTCATCTTAGATGCCAAACAAAAAGTATTTGGCATCTTAACTGATGGCGACTTGCGCCGCCTTTTAGAAAAAACTACTAACCTTGGAGATATCAAGCTCGCCAGCGCAACTACGCCCGATCCACGCACCATCCCAGCAGAGCTCCTGGCTGAAGAAGCAATTGAAATGATGGAAAAGCATCGCATCAATCATCTAGTGGTTACTGATAGCAACGGACACTTACTTGGCGCCCTCAATCTACATGACTTATTCGCAGCAAAAGTTATTTAA
- a CDS encoding LptA/OstA family protein: MLSTRYLPTCRAILCYGALAAALAGTAHAEKADQDKPVILEAKKVSVNDVRQVYDLSGQVLLIKGSIVVTGEDGHIDVDPEGYEYVDVKGSPDSTASFRQRREGPADEFMQGRGAQVNYNAKTEVLTITGDASLKRLLNMQMLDQLRGWKIEYDDVKQYYRVIPPEDAKPEDLPLARAILSPRRKATLEK, encoded by the coding sequence ATGTTATCTACTCGTTACCTACCAACCTGTCGCGCAATACTTTGCTATGGCGCTCTGGCTGCGGCTCTTGCTGGCACTGCACATGCAGAAAAAGCTGACCAAGATAAGCCGGTAATCCTCGAGGCTAAAAAAGTTTCTGTAAATGATGTTCGGCAGGTTTACGACCTTAGCGGACAAGTGCTCCTAATTAAAGGTAGCATTGTGGTTACTGGGGAAGATGGCCACATTGATGTGGATCCTGAAGGCTATGAATATGTAGATGTAAAGGGTTCGCCTGATTCAACAGCAAGCTTCAGACAGCGTCGCGAAGGGCCGGCCGATGAATTCATGCAGGGTCGTGGCGCCCAAGTGAACTACAACGCTAAAACTGAAGTACTGACAATCACTGGTGATGCCAGCCTCAAGCGTTTATTGAATATGCAAATGCTCGATCAATTGCGTGGCTGGAAAATTGAGTACGATGATGTAAAACAGTACTATCGTGTCATTCCACCTGAAGATGCAAAGCCTGAAGATTTACCTTTAGCCAGAGCAATCCTTTCACCAAGAAGAAAAGCCACATTAGAGAAATGA
- the lptB gene encoding LPS export ABC transporter ATP-binding protein gives MTADLAQTTSPATLSAHNLQKRYGSRTVVRDVSIQVKCGEVVGLLGPNGAGKTTSFYMIVGLVPLDGGNIVLDGADITHLPIHERARMGLSYLPQEASVFRKLNVAENIQAVLELQVQGGKPLSKAEIARRLDELLGELQISHLRNNPALSLSGGERRRVEIARALASQPKFILLDEPFAGVDPIAVGEIQRIVRFLRDRQIGVLITDHNVRETLGICDHAYIISEGSVLAAGKPDEIIQNDAVRRVYLGENFRM, from the coding sequence ATGACAGCGGATTTAGCTCAAACCACAAGCCCAGCAACACTAAGTGCACATAACCTTCAAAAACGTTATGGCTCTAGAACCGTAGTGCGGGATGTTTCCATACAAGTCAAATGCGGCGAGGTAGTAGGCTTGTTAGGCCCAAATGGTGCTGGTAAAACGACTTCTTTTTACATGATTGTTGGCCTGGTACCGCTTGATGGCGGAAATATTGTTTTGGATGGAGCTGATATCACCCATCTGCCAATTCATGAACGCGCCCGCATGGGTCTTTCTTACTTACCCCAAGAGGCTTCTGTTTTTAGAAAATTGAATGTTGCTGAAAATATTCAAGCCGTACTAGAGCTGCAAGTACAAGGGGGCAAGCCATTATCCAAAGCGGAAATAGCCCGTCGACTGGATGAGCTCCTAGGCGAACTACAGATTAGTCATCTTCGCAATAATCCTGCGCTTTCACTCTCTGGTGGCGAGCGCCGCCGCGTTGAAATTGCCAGGGCTCTAGCCTCCCAGCCAAAATTTATCCTGCTCGATGAACCCTTTGCGGGGGTTGACCCTATTGCCGTTGGGGAAATTCAGCGGATTGTACGTTTCCTGCGAGATCGTCAAATTGGCGTACTGATCACCGATCACAATGTACGTGAAACCCTAGGCATATGTGATCACGCGTACATCATTAGCGAAGGTAGCGTCTTGGCCGCAGGCAAGCCAGATGAGATCATCCAAAACGATGCTGTTCGCAGAGTCTACCTAGGCGAAAACTTTAGGATGTAA
- the hpf gene encoding ribosome hibernation-promoting factor, HPF/YfiA family, with protein MNLKINSRHVEVTPAMRSHLEAGLAKIRKHFDHVIDASAFLVVDKAKEKDLRQSAEITIHLKGKDLFAEAHNADLYHAMDAVVDKLERQVVKHKEKIQDHHHEKHFE; from the coding sequence ATGAATTTGAAAATCAATAGCCGTCATGTAGAAGTTACCCCTGCTATGCGTTCGCATCTAGAGGCGGGATTAGCCAAAATTCGCAAGCACTTTGATCATGTTATCGACGCCTCCGCCTTTCTGGTTGTAGATAAGGCCAAAGAAAAAGATTTGCGCCAAAGCGCTGAGATCACCATTCATCTAAAGGGAAAGGATTTGTTCGCTGAAGCACACAATGCCGACCTTTACCATGCAATGGATGCAGTGGTCGATAAACTCGAGCGCCAAGTCGTAAAACATAAAGAAAAGATTCAAGATCATCATCACGAAAAGCATTTTGAGTAA